A part of Saccopteryx bilineata isolate mSacBil1 chromosome 10, mSacBil1_pri_phased_curated, whole genome shotgun sequence genomic DNA contains:
- the STAB1 gene encoding stabilin-1 isoform X2 produces the protein MAGSRGLLLLCLLAFCLAGSSIVGGQKVRSRHCDVKTKFVTQVPCTICPAIKKRVCPLGWLRAFPEKISQDCRYEVQLGGSLLSMSGCSLECWKDVVQKACCPGYWGSQCYECPGGAETPCNGHGTCLDGIDRNGTCVCQENFSGSACQECQDPNRFGPDCHSVCRCVHGTCRRGPLGDGSCLCFAGYTGPHCDQELPECQALNCPRHSQCSAEDPTCRCLPHHTQQDGKCQAPDPCRPSPCSPLAHCSVSPTGQAQCRCPKNYHGDGNVCLPQDPCNTNNGGCPSNSTLCLYQGPGKASCTCKPGLFSLSGNASSGCVAYCYPSSCDRSATCQVTPDGKISCVCKEGQVGDGRACYGHLLHEVQKASLLRLMGLRGALTMLDQGCREILSTSGPFTVLVPSLSSRTPWAMNASLAQHLCRQHIIAGQHILEDLGTQQQTRKWWTLAGQEITVTFNRFMKYTYKYKDLPQQTFTIQKANYPAANGVFHMVTALRWQSPPEFPKDPKRTISQILASTEVFSRFETILENCGLPSILDGPGPFTVFAPSNEAVDNLRDGRLIYLFTAGLSKLQELVRHHIYGHGQLTIGKLISKGRVLTMANQVLAVNISEEGRILLGPEGVPLRRVDVLAANGVIHMLEGILLPPTILPILPKHCSQEQHRIVVGSCVDCQALNTTSMCPPDSVKLDVFPKECIYTHDPTGLNVLKKGCAHYCNQTLLKPGCCKGFFGPDCAQCPGGFSNPCYGKGNCSDGILGNGACLCFPDYKGIACHICSNPNKHGEQCQEDCGCVHGLCDNRPGSGGVCQSGTCAPGFSGRFCNESTGNCGPTEQAQNCHLHARCVSQGGIARCLCLDGFEGDGFSCTPSNPCSHPDRGGCSENAECVPGAPGTHNCTCHKGWSGDGHVCVAIDECELDVRGGCHADALCSYVGPGQSRCTCKLGFAGDGYACSPIDPCRAGNGGCHDLATCQAVGGGQRVCTCPPGYGGDGFSCYGDIFRELEANAHFSIIYQWIKRAGITLPADSRVTALVPSESALLRLSPEDRAFWLQPRMLPQLVRVHFLQGALSEEELARLSGQEVATLSPTIRWEIHNISGRVWVQNASLDVVDLLATNGVLHVLSQVLLPPRKDSPGGQGLLQQLDSVPAFHLFRDLLQHHSLVSQIEAATAYTIFVPTNHSLEAQGNSSRLDADTVRHHVILGEALSSEALQRGGHRNSLLGPAHWLVFYNHTGQPEVNHVPLEGPVLEAPGGSLFGLSGVLTVGSSRCLHSHAEALREKCINCTRKFRCTQGFQLEDTPKKSCVYRAGYSFSRGCSYTCAKKIQVPDCCPGFFGTLCEPCPGGLGGVCSGHGQCQDRLLGSGECRCHEGFHGTACEMCELGRYGSNCTGVCDCAHGLCQEGLRGDGSCVCNVGWQGHRCDQKITGSHCPKKCDSNANCVQDSAAAPACVCAAGYSGNGTYCSEVDLCAHDHGGCSPHANCTKVAPGQRTCTCQDGYTGDGELCQEANSCLIHHGGCHMHAECIPTGPQQVSCSCREGYSGDGIRTCVLLDPCSQSNGGCSPYAVCRSTGDGQRTCTCDAAHTVGDGFTCRARVSLELLRDKNASFFSLHLLKYNELKGNGPFTIFVPHTDLMTNLSQDELARIGAHRQLVFRYHVVGCRQLRSQDLMEEGYVTTLSGHPLRFSEREGSIYLNDFARVVSSDHQAVNGILHFIDHVLLPPDVLHWEPDAAPISRRNVTAAAESFGYKIFSSLVTVAGLLPLLRDVSHRPFTMLWPTDSALRALSPDRQAWLYHEDHRDKLVAILRGHVIRNIEALASDLPNLGPLRTMHGTPISFSCSRARPGELMVGEDDARIVQRHLPFEGGLAYGIDQLLEPPGLGARCDRFETRPLRLKICSICGEEPPCPEGSQEQGSPQACWRYFTKYWASPPLRSLALHSLWGQPQVLGSGCHRNCVITTWKPSCCPGHYGSECRACPGGTSHPCSDHGVCMDGMSGSGKCRCRSGFSGTACELCAPGAFGPHCQACRCTSHGHCDEGLGGSGSCFCDEGWTGPRCEVQMDLQPVCVPPCAPQAVCRAGNSCECSLSYEGDGRTCTVADLCQDGHGGCSEHANCSQVGTVVTCACLPDYEGDGWSCRARNPCEDGHRGGCSEHADCLSTGPNTRRCACHAGYVGDGLQCLEEPEPPVDRCLGQPPPCHVDAVCTDLHFQEKRAGVFHLQATSGPNGLNFSEAEAACRGQGAVLASLPQLSAAQQLGFHLCLVGWLANGSAAHPVVFPEADCGAGQVGVVSLGTRENLSERWDAYCYRMQDVVCRCRDGFVGDGTGICNGKLLDVLATTANFSTFYGMLLDYANATPRGLDFLDFLDDERTYKTLFVPVNEGFVGNMTLSGPDLELHASNTTFLSTNVSQGTLLPSHSGLSLVISDRGPDNSSLAPVAPRAVVVSHVIVWDIMAFNGIIHALASPLLAPSQPRAVVAPEAPPVAAGVGATVAAVTLLGLVAGAVYVRARHKSTGFGFSVFQAEDDADDDFSPWQEGTSPTLVSVPNPVFGSQDAFCEPFDDSLLEEDFPDTQRILTVK, from the exons ATGGCAGGGTCCCGGGGCCTCCTCCTGCTCTGCCTCCTGGCCTTCTGCCTAGCAGGCTCCAGCATCGTCGGGGGGCAGAAG GTGCGATCCAGACACTGCGATGTGAAGACCAAGTTTGTCACTCAAGTGCCCTGCACCATTTGCCCTGCCATCAAGAAGCGGGTGTGTCCCTTGGGCTGGCTTCGTGCATTCCCAGAGAAGATATCACAGGACTGCCG CTACGAGGTGCAGCTAGGGGGCTCTCTGCTGTCCATGAGTGGCTGTAGCCTGGAGTGCTGGAAGGACGTGGTGCAGAAGGCCTGCTGCCCTGGCTACTGGGGGTCCCAGTGCTACG AGTGCCCTGGGGGTGCAGAGACCCCATGCAATGGCCACGGGACTTGTCTGGATGGCATAGACAGGAACGGGACCTGTGTGTGCCAG GAAAACTTCAGTGGCTCAGCCTGCCAGGAGTGCCAAGACCCCAACCGGTTCGGGCCTGACTGTCACTCAG TGTGCAGATGTGTGCATGGCACGTGCCGACGTGGGCCGCTCGGGGACGGGAGCTGCCTGTGTTTTGCTGGGTACACCGGCCCTCACTGTGACCAAG AGCTGCCCGAGTGCCAGGCCCTAAACTGTCCCCGTCACTCCCAGTGCTCTGCAGAGGACCCCACCTGTAGATGCCTGCCTCACCACACCCAGCAGGATGGCAAATGCCAAG CCCCTGACCCCTGCCGGCCATCACCCTGTTCCCCATTGGCCCACTGCTCAGTGAGCCCCACTGGGCAGGCACAATGTCGCTGCCCCAAGAACTACCATGGTGACGGGAATGTGTGTCTGCCCCAGGATCCATGCAACACCAACAACGGTGGCTGCCCCAGCAACTCGACCTTATGTCTGTACCAGGGACCAGGCAAG GCCTCCTGCACATGTAAGCCAGGCCTGTTCAGCCTCAGCGGCAATGCCTCTTCGGGCTGCGTTGCCTACTGTTACCCCTCCTCCTGTGACCGGTCAGCCACCTGCCAGGTGACCCCCGATGGGAAGATCAG ctgtgtATGCAAGGAGGGCCAGGTGGGGGATGGGCGTGCCTGCTATGGACACCTGCTCCACGAGGTGCAGAAGGCCAGCCTGCTAAGGCTCATGGGGCTGAGAGGCGCCCTCACCATGCTGG ACCAAGGCTGCCGGGAGATCCTCAGCACGTCAGGCCCGTTCACTGTGCTGGTGCCATCCCTCTCTTCCAGGACCCCCTGGGCCATGAAT GCGTCCCTTGCCCAGCACCTCTGCAGACAGCACATCATCGCAGGGCAGCACATTCTGGAGGACTTAGGGACCCAGCAGCAAACACGCAAGTGGTGGACACTGGCTGGGCAGGAGATCACTGTCACTTTCAACCGTTTCATG aaatacaCCTACAAATACAAAGACCTGCCCCAGCAAACATTCACCATCCAAAAGGCCAACTACCCAGCAGCTAATGGTGTCTTCCACATGGTCACTGCCTTGCGGTGGCAGTCCCCACCAGAATTCCCTAAGGACCCCAAA AGAACCATCAGCCAGATTCTTGCCTCTACCGAGGTCTTTAGCCGGTTTGAAACCATCCTAGAG AACTGCGGACTGCCCTCCATCCTGGATGGACCTGGGCCCTTCACAGTCTTTGCCCCAAGCAACGAGGCTGTGGACAACTTGCGTGATGGCCGCCTGATCTACCTCTTCACAGCA GGTCTCTCTAAGCTGCAGGAGCTGGTGAGGCACCACATCTATGGCCATGGCCAG CTGACCATTGGGAAACTCATCTCCAAGGGTCGGGTCCTCACCATGGCAAACCAGGTCCTGGCTGTGAATATCTCTGAGGAG GGGCGCATCCTGCTGGGACCAGAGGGCGTCCCTCTGCGGAGAGTGGATGTGCTCGCTGCCAATGGTGTGATTCACATGCTGGAGGGCATCCTGCTGCCCCCAACCATCCTGCCTATCCTGCCCAAGCACTGCAGCCAGGAGCAGCACCGGATCGTGGTG ggctcctGTGTGGACTGCCAGGCCCTGAACACCACCAGCATGTGCCCCCCTGACAGCGTGAAACTG GATGTCTTCCCTAAAGAGTGTATCTACACCCATGACCCCACTGGGCTCAACGTCCTGAAGAAGGGCTGTGCCCACTACTGCAACCAGACCCTCCTG AAACCTGGCTGCTGCAAAGGCTTTTTTGGGCCTGACTGTGCACAGTGCCCTGGGGGCTTTTCCAACCCCTGCTATGGCAAAGGCAAC TGCAGTGATGGGATCCTGGGCAATGGCGCCTGCCTCTGCTTCCCAGACTACAAGGGCATTGCCTGCCACATCTGCTCCAACCCAAACAAGCATGGAGAACAGTGCCAGGAAG ACTGTGGCTGTGTCCATGGTCTCTGTGACAATCGTCCAGGCAGTGGGGGTGTGTGTCAGAGTGGCACATGTGCCCCAGGCTTCAGTGGCCGCTTCTGCAACGAGTCCACCGGGAACTGTGGGCCCACGGAGCAGGCCCAGAACTGCCACCTGCATGCCCGCTGTGTTAGCCAGGGGGGCATTGCCAG GTGTCTCTGTCTTGATGGCTTTGAGGGCGATGGCTTCTCCTGcacacccagcaacccttgttcCCACCCAGACCGAGGTGGCTGCTCAGAAAAC GCCGAGTGTGTCCCCGGGGCCCCGGGCACCCATAACTGCACGTGCCACAAAGGCTGGAGCGGGGATGGCCATGTCTGTGTAGCCATTGACGAATGTGAGCTGGATGTGCGTGGTGGCTGCCACGCTGATGCCCTCTGCAGCTATGTGGGACCTGGGCAG AGCCGGTGCACCTGCAAGCTGGGATTTGCTGGGGATGGCTATGCATGCAGTCCCATCGACCCCTGCCGGGCAGGCAACGGTGGCTGCCATGACTTG gccaccTGTCAAGCAGTGGGTGGAGGTCAGCGGGTCTGCACATGCCCCCCTGGCTATGGGGGTGATGGCTTCAGTTGCTACGGAGACATCTTCAGG GAGTTGGAGGCAAATGCCCACTTCTCTATCATCTACCAATGGATCAAG AGAGCAGGCATCACGCTTCCTGCCGACAGCCGAGTCACAGCCCTGGTGCCCTCTGAGTCTGCCCTCCTCCGGCTGAGCCCTGAGGACCGGGCCTTCTGGCTGCAGCCAAGGATGTTGCCACAACTGGTCAG GGTCCATTTTCTCCAGGGTGCCCTCTCTGAGGAGGAACTGGCCCGGCTGAGCGGGCAGGAGGTGGCAACCCTGAGCCCCACTATACGCTGGGAGATTCACAACATCAGTGGG AGGGTCTGGGTACAGAATGCCAGCTTGGACGTGGTTGACCTCCTTGCCACCAACGGTGTCCTACATGTCCTCAGCCAG GTCCTGCTGCCTCCACGAAAGGACTCCCCAGGTGGGCAGGGGTTGCTGCAGCAGCTGGACTCAGTGCCTGCCTTCCACCTCTTCCGTGATCTGCTGCAG CATCACAGTCTGGTGTCCCAGATTGAGGCTGCGACCGCCTACACCATCTTCGTGCCCACAAATCACTCCCTGGAGGCCCAGGGCAACAGCAGCCGCCTG GATGCAGACACGGTGCGACACCACGTGATCCTGGGGGAGGCGCTCTCCTCGGAAGCCCTGCAGAGAGGGGGACACCGAAACTCCCTTCTGGGCCCTGCTCACTGGCTTGTCTTCTACAACCACACTGGCCAG CCTGAGGTGAACCATGTGCCACTGGAAGGCCCGGTGCTGGAAGCCCCTGGCGGCTCACTGTTTGGCCTGTCGGGAGTCCTGACGGTGGGTTCAAGCCGCTGCCTACATAGCCACGCTGAGGCCCTGCGG GAGAAATGTATAAATTGCACCCGGAAATTTCGCTGCACTCAGGGCTTCCAGCTGGAG GACACCCCCAAGAAGAGTTGCGTCTACCGGGCTGGCTACTCCTTCTCCAGAGGCTGTTCTTACACATGTGCCAAGAAGATTCAG GTGCCTGACTGCTGCCCCGGTTTCTTTGGCACACTGTGTGAGCCGTGCCCCGGGGGTCTGGGTGGGGTGTGCTCGGGCCACGGACAGTGCCAGGACAGGCTCCTGGGCAGCGGGGAGTGCCGCTGCCACGAGGGCTTCCACGGAACAGCCTGTGAGATGTGTGAGCTGGGCCGCTATGGGTCCAACTGCACTGGAG TGTGTGACTGTGCCCACGGGCTGTGCCAGGAGGGGCTGCGAGGGGATGGAAGCTGTGTCTGTAATGTGGGCTGGCAGGGCCATCGCTGTGACCAGA AAATCACTGGCTCTCACTGTCCAAAGAAGTGTGACTCTAATGCCAA CTGTGTACAGGACTCTGCGGCAGCTCCTGCCTGTGTCTGTGCCGCGGGGTACTCGGGCAATGGCACCTACTGTTCAG AGGTGGACCTATGTGCCCATGACCATGGTGGCTGCTCCCCCCATGCCAACTGCACCAAGGTGGCACCTGGGCAGCGAACATGCACCTGCCAGGATGGCTACACGGGCGATGGGGAGTTGTGCCAGG AAGCTAATAGTTGTCTCATCCACCATGGGGGCTGCCACATGCATGCTGAATGTATTCCCACAGGTCCCCAGCAG GTCTCTTGCAGCTGCCGTGAGGGTTACAGTGGGGATGGCATCCGGACCTGTGTGCTCCTGGACCCCTGCTCCCAG AGTAACGGAGGCTGCAGCCCCTATGCTGTGTGCAGAAGTACAGGGGATGGCCAGAGGACATGCACCTGTGACGCAGCTCACACTGTGGGCGATGGTTTCACCTGTCGTGCCCGAGTCAGCCTG GAGCTCCTTCGGGACAAGAATGCCTCATTCTTCAGCCTCCACCTCCTG aAATACAACGAGCTGAAGGGCAACGGGCCTTTCACAATCTTTGTGCCGCACACAGATCTAATGACCAACCTGTCGCAG GATGAACTGGCCCGGATAGGAGCCCATCGCCAGCTCGTGTTCCGCTACCACGTGGTTGGCTGCCGGCAGCTACGGAGCCAGGATCTGATGGAAGAAGGCTATGTCACAACACTCTCGGGACACCCCCTTCGTTTCAGCGAAAGGGAG GGTAGCATATACCTCAATGACTTCGCCCGAGTGGTGAGCAGTGACCACCAGGCAGTGAACGGTATCCTGCACTTCATCGACCATGTCCTGCTGCCACCCGACGTGCTACACTGGGAGCCTGACGCTGCCCCGATCTCGCGG AGAAATGTCACCGCTGCTGCAGAGAGCTTCGGTTACAAGATTTTCAGCAGCCTTGTGACG GTGGCTGGTCTACTGCCTCTGCTTCGAGATGTGTCCCATAGGCCCTTCACAATGCTGTGGCCCACAGACTCTGCCCTGCGAGCCCTGTCACCTGATCGCCAGGCCTGGCTGTACCATGAGGACCACCGGGATAAATTGGTAGCCATTCTTCGGGGTCATGTGATCCGTAACATAGAG GCCTTGGCATCTGACTTGCCCAACCTGGGCCCACTTCGCACCATGCATGGGAcacccatctctttctcctgcagCCGTGCCCGGCCG GGTGAACTCATGGTGGGTGAGGACGACGCCCGAATTGTGCAGCGGCACCTGCCATTTGAAGGTGGCCTGGCCTATGGCATTGACCAGCTGCTGGAACCACCTGGCCTTGGTGCCCGCTGTGACCGCTTTGAGACTCGGCCACTGCGGCTG AAGATTTGCAGCATCTGTGGAGAGGAACCACCCTGTCCTGAGGGCTCGCAGGAGCAG GGCAGCCCGCAGGCCTGCTGGCGCTACTTCACAAAGTACTGGGCATCCCCTCCATTGCGCTCCTTGGCACTGCACAGCCTTTGGGGCCAGCCCCAAGTTCTGGGCAGTGGCTGCCACCGCAACTGTGTCATCACCACCTGGAAGCCCAGCTGCTGCCCTGGTCACTATGGCAGTGAGTGTCGAG CTTGCCCTGGGGGCACCAGCCATCCCTGTAGTGACCATGGCGTGTGTATGGATGGCATGAGCGGCAGTGGGAAGTGTAGGTGTCGTTCGGGGTTTTCTGGGACAGCATGTGAACTCTGCGCCCCAGGGGCCTTTGGGCCCCATTGCCAAG CCTGTCGCTGCACCTCTCATGGCCACTGTGATGAGGGCCTTGGGGGCTCTGGCTCCTGTTTCTGTGATGAGGGCTGGACTGGGCCACGCTGTGAGGTGCAGATGG ATCTGCAGCCTGTGTGTGTCCCACCCTGTGCACCCCAGGCAGTATGTCGTGCAGGCAATAGCTGCGAATGCAGCCTGAGCTACGAAGGGGATGGCCGCACGTGCACAG TGGCAGACCTGTGCCAGGACGGGCATGGTGGCTGCAGCGAGCATGCCAACTGCAGCCAGGTAGGCACAGTGGTCACCTGTGCCTGCCTGCCAGACTATGAGGGTGATGGCTGGAGCTGCCGAGCCCGCAACCCCTGTGAAGATGGCCACCGAGGGGGCTGCAGCGAGCATGCTGATTGCCTGAGTACTGGCCCA AACACACGGCGCTGTGCATGCCATGCCGGCTATGTGGGTGATGGACTGCAGTGTCTGGAGGAGCCCGAGCCACCTGTGGACCGCTGCCTGGGCCAGCCCCCACCATGTCATGTGGATGCTGTGTGTACTGACCTGCACTTCCAGG AGAAACGGGCTGGTGTCTTCCACCTCCAGGCCACCAGTGGCCCTAATGGTCTGAACTTCTCAGAGGCTGAGGCAGCATGTAGGGGCCAGGGAGCTGTCCTTGCTTCTCTTCCTCAGCTCTCTGCTGCACAGCAG CTGGGCTTCCACCTGTGCCTTGTGGGCTGGCTGGCCAACGGTTCGGCTGCCCACCCTGTCGTTTTCCCTGAGGCGGACTGTGGTGCTGGTCAGGTGGGGGTAGTCAGCCTGGGCACCCGGGAGAACCTGTCAGAGCGCTGGGATGCTTACTGCTACCGTATGCAAG ACGTGGTCTGCCGATGCCGCGATGGCTTTGTGGGTGACGGGACTGGCATATGCAATGGGAAGCTGCTTGATGTACTGGCCACCACTGCCAACTTCTCTACCTTCTATGGG ATGCTGCTGGACTATGCTAATGCCACTCCTCGAGGTCTCGACTTCCTGGATTTCCTGGATGATGAACGTACCTACAAGACACTCTTTGTCCCTGTCAATGAAGGCTTTGTGGGCAACATG ACACTGAGTGGCCCAGACCTGGAGCTGCATGCCTCCAATACTACCTTCCTTAGCACCAATGTCAGCCAGGGTACCTTGCTTCCCTCCCACTCAGGCCTCAGCCTCGTCATCAGTGACAGAGGCCCTGACAACAGTTCTTTGGCCCCTGTG GCCCCAAGGGCAGTTGTGGTTAGCCATGTCATAGTGTGGGACATCATGGCCTTCAACGGTATCATCCATGCTCTGGCCAGCCCCCTCCTGGCACCCTCACAGCCT CGGGCAGTGGTAGCACCTGAAGCCCCACCCGTGGCAGCAGGTGTGGGGGCTACAGTAGCCGCTGTAACGCTGCTGGGCCTGGTGGCTGGAGCTGTCTATGTCCGTGCTCGACACAAGTCCACAGGCTTTGGCTTCTCTGTCTTCCAG GCAGAAGATGATGCTGATGATGACTTCTCTCCATGGCAGGAAGGGACCAGCCCAACCCTGGTCTCTGTGCCCAACCCTGTCTTTGGCAGCCAAGATGCCTTCTGTGAGCCCTTTGAT GACTCACTCTTGGAGGAGGACTTCCCTGACACCCAGAGGATCCTCACAGTAAAGTGA